One Buchnera aphidicola (Anoecia corni) genomic region harbors:
- the glyS gene encoding glycine--tRNA ligase subunit beta — protein MKKKTLLVELITEELPAKNLFGLSKLFSKLVVNELIFYKIKYKNVEWFSSPRRLAIKVNGINNFSIELKKKQRINKKLFFFKNKKTIKENEKKVQYHYSDLENYKKYKKQLYTNSEYIENNKNEYIEFIFSKIVLISLKKLTLKSTIMSWNNKSIKFIRPVRNLLVLLDEKNILVNIFGMQSNRLTFGHFYMNKRVISVIEAKEYPLILEKKGQVLVNHYVRKDVILKDLKKKADLIGGIVKFSKKLLEEVTSLVEWPKVLIASFPKRFLSIPSEIITHIMERDQKFFPIFDKNNNLINKFLLVSNISPKCSRGIVNGNEKVIIARLSDAQFFFSVDRKRKLKKCFADLKNIIFHTSLGSLLDRSKRIIRLVKYVCRLTNKNNVLSIQAAKLSKCDLVTNVVREFPKMQGKIGSIYALLDGENRKVSLAIKEQYDNINIEEDVPDSDISCNLAIADKIDMLTGMFIANSRVSSSGDPFGMRRSSIGLILIILKKKLDINIDNLISTAVSLYKVNDAVHNRVMIKVKNFLLDRIFNFYVNKNYNKSVINSVIFGNDINFVSINNKINFINNIYCSKQFIQLINLYKRLNKILKKNSILISKKIKFFLLENKQERVLYKYFIFIKNKITFLKNEKKYKSFFFLLNKLTNLVDYFFKKVLVNDKNIEIKTNRLSLLNFIFVFLNSVVNFSFF, from the coding sequence ATGAAAAAAAAAACATTATTAGTAGAATTAATTACTGAAGAACTACCGGCAAAAAATTTGTTTGGTTTATCAAAACTATTTTCTAAATTAGTAGTTAATGAATTAATTTTTTATAAAATTAAGTATAAAAATGTAGAATGGTTTTCTTCTCCTAGAAGATTAGCTATAAAAGTAAATGGAATAAATAATTTTTCTATAGAATTAAAAAAAAAACAGAGAATAAATAAAAAATTATTTTTTTTTAAAAATAAAAAAACAATTAAAGAAAATGAAAAAAAAGTACAATACCATTATTCTGATTTAGAAAACTATAAAAAATATAAAAAACAATTATATACCAATAGTGAATATATTGAAAATAATAAAAATGAATATATAGAATTTATATTTTCTAAAATAGTTTTAATTTCTCTAAAAAAATTAACTTTAAAATCAACTATAATGAGTTGGAATAACAAGAGTATAAAATTTATACGTCCTGTGAGAAACCTGTTGGTGTTATTAGATGAAAAAAATATTTTAGTAAATATTTTTGGAATGCAATCTAACAGATTGACGTTTGGACATTTTTATATGAATAAAAGAGTAATTTCAGTTATAGAAGCAAAAGAATATCCATTAATTTTAGAGAAAAAAGGACAGGTACTAGTAAATCATTATGTTAGAAAAGATGTAATTTTAAAAGATTTAAAAAAGAAAGCTGATTTAATTGGTGGTATTGTAAAATTTTCTAAAAAATTATTAGAAGAAGTAACTTCTTTAGTAGAATGGCCTAAAGTGTTAATTGCTTCTTTTCCAAAGAGGTTTTTATCTATTCCTTCTGAAATTATCACCCATATAATGGAAAGAGATCAAAAATTTTTTCCTATATTCGATAAAAATAACAATTTAATAAATAAATTTTTATTAGTTTCTAACATTTCTCCTAAATGTTCACGTGGTATAGTGAATGGTAATGAAAAAGTAATAATTGCTAGACTTTCAGACGCTCAGTTTTTTTTCTCTGTTGACCGCAAAAGAAAATTAAAAAAATGTTTTGCAGATTTAAAAAATATCATTTTTCATACGTCTTTAGGTTCTTTATTAGATCGAAGCAAAAGAATTATTAGATTAGTAAAATATGTATGTAGATTAACTAATAAAAATAATGTTCTATCTATACAGGCTGCTAAACTTTCTAAATGTGATTTAGTAACTAATGTTGTAAGAGAATTTCCAAAAATGCAAGGAAAAATAGGTAGTATTTATGCTTTGTTAGATGGAGAAAATAGAAAGGTATCTTTAGCTATAAAAGAACAGTACGATAACATTAACATAGAGGAAGACGTTCCTGATAGTGACATATCGTGTAACTTAGCTATTGCTGACAAAATAGATATGCTTACAGGAATGTTTATTGCAAACAGTAGAGTAAGTAGTAGTGGGGATCCATTCGGTATGAGAAGATCTTCAATAGGTTTAATTTTAATTATATTAAAAAAAAAGTTAGATATTAACATCGATAATTTAATAAGTACTGCAGTTTCTTTATATAAGGTTAATGATGCAGTTCATAATAGAGTTATGATAAAAGTAAAAAACTTTTTATTGGATAGAATCTTTAATTTTTATGTAAATAAGAATTATAATAAGTCTGTAATTAATTCTGTTATTTTTGGAAATGATATTAATTTTGTTAGTATTAATAATAAAATAAATTTTATAAATAATATTTATTGTTCTAAACAATTCATTCAATTAATAAATTTATACAAAAGGTTAAACAAAATATTAAAGAAGAATAGTATTCTAATTTCAAAAAAAATAAAATTTTTTTTATTGGAAAATAAACAAGAAAGAGTTTTATATAAGTATTTCATATTTATTAAAAATAAAATAACTTTTTTAAAAAATGAAAAAAAATATAAATCTTTCTTTTTTTTATTGAACAAATTGACCAATTTAGTAGACTATTTTTTTAAAAAAGTGTTAGTAAATGATAAAAATATAGAAATTAAGACGAATAGATTATCTCTTTTAAATTTTATATTTGTTTTTCTAAATAGTGTAGTTAATTTTTCTTTTTTTTAA